In Anomaloglossus baeobatrachus isolate aAnoBae1 chromosome 3, aAnoBae1.hap1, whole genome shotgun sequence, one genomic interval encodes:
- the OTOR gene encoding otoraplin yields MSLVVYFVVLFLCLGFMDKEANGAFMQKLAKKKLCADDECVYAISFGKALDDYNAPDCRFINIKRDELVYVYTKLVKEGEDAGEFWSGSVYTEHYRDQIGQIGYFPSSLITELNVYQDELQEFPTMAIDFYCD; encoded by the exons ATGTCTCTGGTTGTTTATTTTGTGGTCTTATTCTTATGTCTTGGATTTATGGATAAAGAGGCAAATGGAGCTTTTATGCAGAAGTTGGCAAAGAAGAAACTTTGTGCTGACGACGAATGTGTTT ATGCTATATCCTTTGGGAAGGCGTTGGACGATTACAATGCTCCAGACTGCAGATTTATAAACATCAAGAGGGACGAGCTGGTCTATGTCTACACTAAGCTAGTGAAGGAAGGCGAAGATGCAGGAGAGTTTTGGTCTGGAAGT GTGTATACTGAGCACTACAGGGATCAGATAGGACAAATTGGTTATTTTCCAAGCAGTCTTATCACGGAGTTGAATGTCTACCAGGATGAGCTTCAAGAATTTCCCACAATG